The Roseovarius sp. EL26 genome has a window encoding:
- a CDS encoding nucleoside deaminase — protein MTADDLRFLRTAYDEAKAGFDEGGCPIGSVLVRGGKIISQGRNQRVQKGDPIAHGEMEALRQAGRQKTYRDTTLYTSLSPCMMCTGTIIQFGIPRVVIGENKTFGGNEDFLRANGVEVIIADDADCIALMQRFIDEKPALWAEDIAE, from the coding sequence ATGACAGCTGACGACTTGCGTTTTCTCCGCACCGCTTATGACGAGGCCAAAGCCGGTTTTGACGAAGGAGGGTGCCCGATAGGATCAGTTCTTGTGCGTGGTGGCAAAATCATCTCCCAAGGGCGTAATCAGCGGGTGCAAAAAGGCGATCCGATTGCGCACGGAGAAATGGAAGCGTTGCGTCAAGCTGGACGTCAAAAGACTTACCGTGACACGACGCTGTACACATCGCTTAGCCCTTGCATGATGTGCACGGGAACGATCATCCAGTTTGGCATTCCTCGGGTTGTCATTGGGGAAAATAAGACCTTCGGTGGGAACGAAGATTTTTTGCGTGCCAACGGTGTGGAGGTGATCATAGCGGACGATGCCGATTGCATCGCCCTTATGCAGCGCTTCATTGATGAAAAGCCAGCGCTGTGGGCCGAGGACATTGCCGAATAG
- a CDS encoding SDR family NAD(P)-dependent oxidoreductase: MTQKSILITGCSSGIGYDAAHGLRARGWRVFASCRKKLDCQRLHDEGFDSPLIDYQDEATITSGLNEVLEATGGTLDAVFNNGAFACPGAVEDLPSDALRDIFQANFFGWHELSRQVIPVMRAQGHGRIVQCSSVLGFVTLPWRGAYNATKFAVEGLTDTLRVEMRDTDIKVVLIEPGPVTSDIRKNAIPHFERWIDWENSPRKAQYEVGLRKRLYGPAGKDAFELPASAVTKKLAHAIESPRPRARYYVTTPTYIMGTLRRLLPTKALDWVLAKS, encoded by the coding sequence ATGACACAGAAATCCATTCTCATCACCGGCTGTTCCTCGGGAATTGGCTATGACGCAGCCCATGGTTTACGCGCGCGCGGCTGGCGCGTTTTTGCTTCGTGCAGAAAAAAGCTCGACTGCCAGCGTTTGCACGACGAAGGGTTTGACAGCCCGTTGATTGACTATCAGGACGAGGCCACAATCACCTCGGGACTAAATGAAGTACTGGAAGCCACAGGCGGAACTTTGGATGCCGTATTCAACAACGGTGCCTTTGCCTGTCCCGGCGCGGTCGAAGATCTGCCAAGTGATGCGTTGCGCGATATCTTTCAGGCCAATTTCTTTGGTTGGCACGAATTGTCCCGTCAGGTCATCCCTGTGATGCGGGCGCAAGGACATGGCCGGATCGTACAATGCTCCTCGGTTCTGGGCTTTGTTACACTGCCGTGGCGCGGGGCGTATAACGCGACCAAGTTTGCTGTTGAGGGGCTGACGGATACGCTGCGGGTTGAAATGCGCGACACAGATATCAAAGTAGTTTTGATTGAACCTGGCCCGGTCACTTCGGATATACGCAAGAACGCCATTCCGCATTTTGAACGCTGGATTGATTGGGAAAACTCGCCACGTAAAGCACAATATGAGGTCGGATTGCGCAAGCGTCTGTACGGGCCTGCTGGCAAAGATGCGTTTGAATTGCCAGCTTCAGCGGTGACCAAAAAGTTGGCTCATGCGATCGAATCCCCCCGCCCCCGAGCGCGATACTACGTCACCACACCGACCTATATCATGGGCACGCTGCGCCGCCTGCTGCCAACAAAGGCACTGGATTGGGTACTAGCCAAGAGTTAG
- a CDS encoding SH3 domain-containing protein: protein MWRFVLITFAFLGWLFYELSGGADYKPRTQSIQARDNVADIRPVARPVQVSVVRVSTKGNVQHEPVTRSLTSLASLAIAEGDRFEITLASASGGTDAMASQAAAHVIETVQVPTVAADPVKIVAVTETTDPAVTLEQVVDVRIVTGSVVNMRSGPGTGYNRIGKLAKGAEVTVLRVPGDGWVKLRAHDTGRVGWMSARLLSAASD, encoded by the coding sequence ATGTGGCGTTTTGTTTTAATTACTTTCGCTTTTCTTGGGTGGCTATTTTACGAACTTAGCGGTGGTGCAGATTACAAACCCCGCACTCAGTCTATTCAGGCCCGCGACAACGTTGCTGATATTCGCCCGGTTGCAAGACCGGTTCAAGTCAGTGTTGTGCGCGTTTCAACCAAAGGGAATGTCCAGCATGAGCCGGTAACGCGTTCGCTGACGTCTTTGGCCAGTCTGGCCATTGCTGAAGGAGATCGATTTGAGATCACTTTGGCCAGTGCCAGCGGTGGTACAGATGCTATGGCATCGCAAGCGGCCGCGCATGTGATCGAAACTGTTCAGGTTCCGACCGTCGCCGCTGATCCGGTCAAGATCGTTGCTGTCACGGAAACTACTGACCCGGCGGTCACACTTGAACAGGTGGTTGATGTACGCATTGTAACCGGCAGCGTCGTGAATATGCGCAGCGGCCCAGGCACTGGGTACAATCGGATCGGAAAACTGGCCAAAGGAGCTGAGGTGACCGTATTGCGTGTTCCCGGTGATGGTTGGGTTAAACTGCGTGCCCACGATACTGGCCGGGTTGGTTGGATGTCAGCACGTTTGTTGTCTGCCGCCAGCGACTGA
- a CDS encoding DNA topoisomerase IV subunit A gives MTDLLDDPNMGAELVAEPLRRAIGERYLTYALSTIMHRALPDARDGLKPVHRRILYAMRELKLASNGGFRKSAKISGDVMGNYHPHGDAAIYDAMARLAQDFAVRYPLVDGQGNFGNIDGDNPAASRYTEARMTVVAEALLTGLNENAVDFRENYDGTLTEPVVLPASFPNLLANGSSGIAVGMATNIPPHNISETVDACLHLIKVPDARDDTLLNYIPGPDFPTGGVIVEPRENIAQAYRTGRGSFRLRCKWEVEDLGRGQWQIVVTEIPYQVQKSKLIEKIAEAIQTKKIPILGDVRDESAEDVRLILEPRSKNVDPEVLMNMLYRTSDLEVRFSLNMNVLIDGVTPKVCSLKEVLRAFLDFRQEVLVRRSKHRMEKIDHRLEVLEGLIVAFLNLDRVIDIIRYDDGPKDALMREDWGRDFVRATSEADYVPPRADGADGLTDVQAEAILNMRLRSLRRLEEIELTKERDALMEERAGLEDLLESDDLQWTAISDQLKEVKKTFGKDYERGQRLTHFSEATEIEEVPLEAMIDKEPITVVCSEMGWVRAMTGHIDLTRELKFKDGDGPRFMFHAETTDRLLAFGSNGRFYTVSAANLPGGRGMGEPLRLMVDLPNEAEIVDLFIHAPGRKLLVASDAGDGFVVAEDDVIAQTRTGKQVLNVKDDVRASVCHPVAGDHVACVGENRKVLVFALDELPEMGRGKGVRLQKYKDGGLSDATTFALEEGLSWLDPAGRTRTETNLAEWQGKRASAGRMAPRGFPRNNRFT, from the coding sequence ATGACTGACCTACTTGATGACCCCAATATGGGCGCTGAACTTGTTGCTGAACCTCTGCGTCGCGCCATTGGCGAGCGCTATCTGACCTATGCGCTCAGCACAATCATGCACCGGGCTTTGCCCGATGCGCGTGACGGACTGAAGCCGGTACATCGGCGAATCCTTTATGCCATGCGCGAGCTGAAGCTGGCCTCCAATGGGGGTTTCCGCAAATCGGCCAAGATCAGCGGCGATGTGATGGGCAACTACCACCCGCATGGCGATGCCGCGATCTATGACGCCATGGCGCGCTTGGCTCAGGATTTTGCCGTGCGCTATCCGCTCGTGGACGGGCAGGGGAACTTTGGCAACATCGATGGCGATAACCCGGCTGCCAGTCGTTACACTGAGGCACGGATGACTGTGGTTGCCGAGGCGCTGCTCACAGGTCTCAATGAAAACGCGGTTGATTTTCGCGAAAACTATGATGGCACACTGACAGAACCTGTCGTGTTGCCCGCGTCCTTTCCGAATCTGTTGGCGAATGGCTCATCCGGTATCGCGGTGGGAATGGCGACGAACATCCCGCCGCACAATATTTCGGAAACCGTTGATGCCTGCCTGCATCTCATCAAGGTGCCAGATGCGCGCGATGATACCTTGCTTAACTATATCCCCGGCCCGGATTTTCCGACTGGCGGTGTAATTGTCGAGCCCCGTGAAAACATCGCACAAGCCTATCGCACCGGGCGCGGTTCTTTCCGATTGCGCTGCAAGTGGGAAGTCGAAGATCTCGGCCGTGGTCAATGGCAGATTGTTGTCACCGAGATCCCGTATCAGGTCCAAAAATCCAAGCTGATCGAAAAAATCGCCGAAGCAATCCAGACCAAGAAGATCCCAATTCTGGGTGATGTCCGCGATGAAAGCGCCGAAGACGTGCGCCTGATTCTGGAGCCGCGCTCGAAAAACGTTGATCCCGAAGTGTTGATGAACATGCTCTATCGCACTTCGGATCTTGAGGTGCGGTTCAGCCTGAACATGAACGTGTTGATCGATGGTGTTACACCCAAGGTCTGCTCGCTCAAGGAAGTGCTGCGCGCCTTCCTCGATTTCCGGCAAGAGGTTCTGGTCCGCCGTTCCAAACACCGGATGGAAAAGATCGATCACCGGCTCGAGGTGCTCGAAGGTCTGATCGTGGCATTTCTCAATCTGGATCGAGTTATCGATATCATCCGCTATGATGACGGCCCCAAAGATGCGTTGATGCGAGAGGACTGGGGGCGCGATTTCGTCCGCGCCACGTCCGAGGCTGATTACGTGCCGCCACGCGCCGACGGTGCCGATGGCCTGACCGATGTGCAGGCCGAGGCAATCCTCAACATGCGCCTACGCTCCTTGCGCCGTCTCGAAGAGATCGAGCTGACTAAGGAACGCGACGCCCTGATGGAAGAGCGCGCTGGGCTTGAGGATTTGTTGGAAAGCGACGATCTGCAATGGACCGCCATTTCTGACCAGCTGAAAGAGGTTAAGAAAACCTTTGGCAAGGATTACGAACGTGGTCAGCGTCTGACGCATTTCTCAGAGGCAACCGAGATCGAAGAGGTGCCGCTGGAAGCGATGATCGACAAAGAGCCGATCACAGTGGTTTGCTCGGAAATGGGCTGGGTCCGGGCCATGACCGGGCACATTGATCTGACGCGCGAGCTGAAGTTCAAAGACGGTGATGGTCCGCGCTTTATGTTCCACGCCGAAACCACCGACAGATTGCTGGCATTTGGCTCTAACGGGCGGTTCTATACCGTTTCAGCTGCAAATCTTCCCGGCGGGCGCGGCATGGGCGAACCCTTGCGCCTGATGGTCGATCTGCCAAACGAGGCCGAGATTGTTGATCTCTTCATCCACGCACCTGGCCGCAAACTGCTGGTGGCCTCTGATGCGGGGGATGGGTTTGTCGTAGCCGAGGATGACGTCATTGCCCAGACCCGCACGGGTAAACAGGTGCTGAACGTCAAGGACGACGTGCGCGCCAGTGTCTGTCATCCGGTAGCGGGCGATCATGTCGCCTGTGTCGGTGAAAATCGCAAGGTGCTGGTCTTTGCGCTGGACGAGCTGCCCGAGATGGGTCGCGGCAAAGGTGTGCGATTGCAGAAATACAAAGATGGCGGCCTGTCTGACGCGACCACGTTTGCGTTGGAAGAAGGTCTCAGCTGGCTTGATCCGGCCGGACGTACCCGGACCGAGACAAACCTAGCCGAATGGCAAGGCAAACGCGCCAGCGCCGGTCGCATGGCGCCGCGTGGGTTCCCAAGAAACAACAGGTTTACTTAA
- a CDS encoding tRNA (cytidine(34)-2'-O)-methyltransferase gives MSDLRMKMVLVTPEIPYNTGAIGRTCVALNLELILIKPYGFSLDEKSVRRAGTDYWKHVDLCEYDNWQSFLDDRRPPRESLYFFEEDGAQTLYAPEYQRDAYLVFGCESAGLPATILDGMDDRVFNLPMLDKRVRSLNLANVATAVVYQAMRTQLGG, from the coding sequence ATGTCTGACCTGCGCATGAAAATGGTATTGGTAACACCTGAAATCCCTTACAATACGGGTGCGATCGGACGGACCTGTGTAGCATTAAATCTGGAGCTGATCCTGATAAAACCTTACGGGTTTTCCCTTGACGAAAAATCAGTGCGGCGCGCTGGAACGGATTACTGGAAGCATGTTGATCTGTGCGAATATGACAACTGGCAAAGCTTTTTAGATGACAGAAGACCACCGCGCGAAAGCCTGTATTTCTTTGAGGAAGACGGCGCACAGACCCTTTATGCCCCAGAATATCAACGTGATGCATATTTGGTTTTCGGGTGTGAGTCTGCGGGTCTGCCAGCCACTATACTAGATGGTATGGATGACCGCGTATTCAATTTACCAATGCTTGATAAACGTGTCCGGTCGCTGAACTTGGCCAACGTTGCTACGGCAGTTGTTTATCAAGCTATGCGTACGCAGCTAGGTGGTTGA
- a CDS encoding cytochrome P450, which produces MTKIRLPVSVPLVSEPMGVLTSLAAARRNILSIIPSISVTQPMVSGRTGKRWHMVMDPAAIRRMLLENLDNYPKSLVTKNLLKPAIGDSLFIAEGAHWRWQRRAAAPAFSHRNMLNLAPFMTGAAERSSARVRDAQAQPIDMLQDMVSTTFDVISDVTFSGDGSFDGDAVHRGIDAYIEEAGKISLFDILGLPDWVPRPGRMFSGQSLKQMKHIADDAVEARRKRGPKDVPDLLDLLLDGEDTETKRRMNTAELRDNLLTFIVAGHETTALTLAWSLYLCGFDQDVQDRARAEAQIVLQGRAATGEDVAKLPFIRMIADEALRLYPPAGMISRTAMADDTLCGREVRKGDTVIIPIYALHRNQVLWEDADAFRPERFADRKAIERYAYLPFGDGPRICIGASFALQEAVIILATLLSRFKFTPVPGCTPKPVMIITLRPEGGVWLNAEPV; this is translated from the coding sequence ATGACCAAAATCCGGCTTCCCGTCTCCGTTCCGCTTGTGTCAGAGCCGATGGGCGTTTTGACCAGCCTGGCTGCGGCGCGACGCAATATCTTATCGATCATTCCAAGTATTTCAGTAACCCAACCTATGGTTTCAGGCCGCACTGGCAAACGCTGGCATATGGTGATGGACCCGGCGGCGATCCGCCGAATGCTGTTGGAAAATCTGGATAATTACCCAAAGTCGCTTGTAACCAAGAACCTACTGAAGCCCGCGATTGGCGATTCACTGTTTATTGCTGAAGGCGCTCACTGGCGTTGGCAACGTCGCGCAGCAGCCCCTGCCTTTAGCCACCGCAACATGCTTAATCTGGCGCCCTTCATGACAGGTGCTGCCGAGCGGAGCAGTGCCCGTGTTAGGGACGCACAGGCCCAGCCGATTGATATGTTGCAAGACATGGTGAGCACCACCTTTGATGTAATCTCAGATGTGACCTTTTCGGGAGATGGGTCGTTTGATGGGGATGCCGTTCATCGCGGCATTGACGCCTACATCGAAGAGGCCGGGAAAATATCTTTGTTTGATATTCTGGGACTCCCCGATTGGGTGCCCCGACCTGGGCGAATGTTTTCTGGCCAATCTCTCAAGCAGATGAAGCACATCGCCGATGACGCGGTTGAGGCCCGGCGCAAACGCGGCCCCAAGGATGTGCCTGACCTGCTGGATCTGCTTTTGGATGGTGAGGATACAGAAACCAAACGCCGGATGAATACAGCCGAGCTGCGCGACAATCTGCTGACATTTATCGTAGCGGGGCACGAAACCACAGCGCTTACACTGGCGTGGTCGCTGTATCTGTGCGGCTTTGACCAAGATGTACAGGACCGCGCGAGGGCCGAGGCGCAAATTGTTTTGCAGGGGCGCGCGGCAACTGGTGAAGACGTGGCTAAGTTGCCGTTCATCCGTATGATCGCTGATGAAGCCCTACGGCTTTATCCGCCAGCTGGAATGATTTCGCGTACGGCGATGGCAGACGATACATTGTGTGGCCGCGAAGTGCGTAAGGGTGACACGGTGATCATTCCGATCTATGCGCTACACCGCAATCAGGTGTTATGGGAAGACGCTGATGCCTTTCGCCCGGAGCGATTTGCAGACCGCAAGGCGATTGAGCGCTATGCTTATCTGCCGTTCGGCGATGGGCCAAGGATCTGCATCGGCGCAAGTTTTGCTTTGCAAGAAGCGGTGATCATTCTGGCTACCCTTCTGTCGCGATTTAAATTCACTCCGGTCCCCGGATGCACCCCCAAACCAGTGATGATCATCACGCTAAGGCCAGAGGGAGGCGTGTGGCTAAATGCAGAGCCAGTTTGA
- the tuf gene encoding elongation factor Tu, producing MAKEKFDRSKPHVNIGTIGHVDHGKTTLTAAITKYFGDFKAYDQIDGAPEEKARGITISTAHVEYETEGRHYAHVDCPGHADYVKNMITGAAQMDGAILVVNAADGPMPQTREHILLGRQVGIPHMVVYMNKVDQVDDEELLELVEMEIRELLSSYEYPGDDIPVIPGSALAAMEGKNPEIGEESIKKLMAAVDEYIPTPARAVDQPFLMPVEDVFSISGRGTVVTGRVERGVINVGDSIEIVGIRDTKTTTCTGVEMFRKLLDRGEAGDNIGALLRGIDRDGVERGQVLCKPGSVTPHTKFEAEAYILTKDEGGRHTPFFANYRPQFYFRTTDVTGTVTLPEGTEMVMPGDNLKFEVDLIAPIAMEDGLRFAIREGGRTVGAGVVAKILA from the coding sequence ATGGCTAAGGAAAAGTTTGATCGCTCAAAACCACACGTAAACATCGGCACGATTGGTCACGTTGACCACGGCAAGACGACGTTGACGGCAGCCATCACCAAGTATTTTGGTGACTTCAAAGCGTATGACCAGATCGATGGCGCGCCCGAAGAAAAAGCCCGCGGCATCACCATTTCAACGGCGCACGTTGAGTATGAGACCGAAGGTCGTCACTACGCGCACGTTGACTGCCCAGGTCACGCTGACTATGTGAAAAACATGATCACCGGTGCGGCGCAGATGGATGGCGCGATCTTGGTTGTGAACGCAGCTGATGGCCCAATGCCACAGACCCGCGAGCACATCCTGCTGGGTCGCCAGGTTGGCATCCCGCACATGGTTGTTTACATGAACAAAGTTGATCAGGTTGACGACGAAGAACTGCTGGAACTGGTTGAAATGGAAATCCGTGAGCTTCTGAGCTCGTACGAATATCCTGGCGACGACATTCCTGTCATTCCTGGTTCGGCTCTGGCCGCGATGGAAGGCAAGAACCCAGAGATTGGCGAAGAGTCGATCAAAAAACTGATGGCAGCGGTTGACGAATACATCCCAACCCCTGCACGTGCAGTTGACCAGCCATTCCTGATGCCGGTTGAGGACGTATTCTCGATCTCGGGTCGTGGTACTGTTGTCACTGGCCGTGTTGAGCGTGGCGTGATCAATGTTGGCGACAGCATCGAAATCGTTGGTATCCGCGACACCAAAACCACCACCTGTACCGGTGTTGAAATGTTCCGCAAACTGCTGGATCGTGGTGAAGCTGGTGACAACATCGGCGCCCTGTTGCGCGGTATCGACCGTGACGGCGTTGAGCGTGGTCAGGTTCTGTGTAAGCCAGGAAGCGTGACACCGCACACCAAGTTCGAGGCAGAAGCCTATATTCTGACCAAAGATGAGGGTGGCCGTCACACGCCGTTCTTCGCGAACTACCGTCCACAGTTCTACTTCCGTACAACGGATGTGACCGGTACTGTTACTTTGCCAGAGGGCACAGAAATGGTTATGCCTGGTGACAACCTTAAGTTCGAAGTTGATCTGATCGCACCGATTGCGATGGAAGACGGTCTGCGCTTCGCGATCCGCGAAGGTGGCCGCACCGTCGGCGCCGGCGTGGTTGCCAAAATCCTCGCGTAA
- the rpsJ gene encoding 30S ribosomal protein S10, protein MQSQNIRIRLKAFDYRVLDASTQEIVNTAKRTGADVRGPIPLPNKIEKFTVLRGPHVNKKSRDQFEIRTHKRLLDIVDPTPQTVDALMKLDLAAGVDVQISV, encoded by the coding sequence ATGCAAAGCCAAAACATTCGCATCCGTCTCAAGGCTTTTGACTATCGTGTACTGGATGCCAGCACACAAGAGATCGTCAATACAGCCAAGCGCACTGGTGCAGACGTTCGCGGTCCGATCCCGCTTCCAAACAAGATCGAGAAATTCACTGTTCTGCGTGGTCCCCACGTGAACAAGAAATCCCGTGATCAGTTCGAGATCCGCACGCACAAGCGTCTGCTCGACATCGTTGACCCAACACCACAAACCGTGGACGCGCTGATGAAGCTCGACCTGGCGGCTGGCGTTGACGTTCAGATCTCGGTTTAA
- the rplC gene encoding 50S ribosomal protein L3 has translation MLRSGVIAKKVGMTRLFMEDGKQIPVTVLQLDALQVVAQRTSDEHGYSAVQLGAGTAKVKRVSQAMRGHFATAKVEPKRKVVEFRVTPDNLIAVGEEITADHYADGQFVDVSGTSIGKGFAGAMKRHNFGGLRATHGVSISHRSHGSTGQCQDPGRVFKGKKMAGHMGAARVTTQNLQVVKTDADRGLIMVKGAVPGSKGGWVTVKDAVKKPFPENAPLPAALKSAAAPAAEAPAADVAADGGEA, from the coding sequence ATGTTGCGCTCTGGTGTAATCGCTAAAAAAGTCGGCATGACCCGGCTTTTCATGGAAGACGGAAAGCAGATCCCTGTGACCGTTCTTCAACTCGACGCTCTGCAGGTTGTTGCGCAGCGTACTTCAGATGAGCACGGTTATTCCGCTGTTCAGCTGGGTGCCGGCACAGCCAAGGTTAAGCGCGTAAGCCAGGCCATGCGTGGCCACTTCGCGACAGCCAAAGTAGAGCCTAAGCGTAAAGTCGTGGAATTCCGCGTCACGCCTGACAACCTGATTGCTGTTGGTGAAGAAATCACTGCTGATCACTATGCTGACGGTCAATTCGTTGACGTGTCCGGCACATCGATCGGTAAAGGTTTCGCCGGTGCCATGAAACGCCACAACTTTGGTGGTCTTCGTGCGACACACGGTGTTTCGATCAGCCACCGTTCACACGGTTCAACTGGTCAGTGTCAGGATCCGGGCCGCGTTTTCAAAGGTAAGAAAATGGCCGGTCACATGGGTGCTGCCCGTGTAACAACACAGAACCTGCAAGTGGTGAAAACCGATGCAGACCGTGGTCTGATCATGGTCAAAGGCGCTGTTCCTGGTTCCAAAGGTGGTTGGGTGACTGTCAAGGATGCGGTTAAGAAACCGTTCCCTGAAAACGCACCTCTGCCAGCTGCCCTGAAATCCGCCGCTGCTCCAGCTGCTGAGGCTCCTGCCGCAGACGTTGCCGCCGATGGAGGTGAAGCATAA
- the rplD gene encoding 50S ribosomal protein L4, with product MKLDVIKLDGGKAGSVDLGEEIFGLEPRADILHRVVRWQRNNAQAGTHKVKTRSEVSYSTKKIYRQKGTGGARHGARSAPIFRGGGVYKGPVVRSHGHDLTKKFRKLGLKHALSAKMAAGELVVIEDAATEGKTAALAKQVKNLGWKRALVIDGASVNEEFLKASRNIEGLDILPSMGANVYDILKRDTLVITKAGIEALEARLK from the coding sequence ATGAAACTTGATGTCATTAAACTCGACGGCGGCAAAGCCGGTTCCGTTGATCTGGGCGAAGAAATCTTTGGTCTTGAGCCACGTGCAGACATTCTGCACCGCGTGGTTCGCTGGCAGCGCAACAATGCGCAAGCCGGGACGCACAAGGTTAAAACCCGCTCCGAAGTAAGCTACTCAACCAAGAAGATCTATCGTCAGAAAGGCACCGGCGGCGCACGCCACGGCGCACGTTCTGCACCTATCTTCCGCGGTGGTGGGGTTTACAAAGGTCCAGTTGTGCGTTCGCACGGCCACGACCTGACCAAGAAGTTCCGTAAGTTGGGCCTCAAGCATGCTCTGTCCGCCAAAATGGCTGCAGGCGAGCTGGTGGTCATTGAAGACGCGGCAACCGAAGGCAAAACTGCTGCTCTGGCCAAACAGGTGAAAAACCTTGGTTGGAAGCGCGCTTTGGTCATCGATGGCGCATCTGTCAACGAAGAATTTCTGAAAGCATCGCGCAACATTGAAGGTCTGGATATCCTGCCATCAATGGGTGCAAATGTTTATGATATCCTCAAGCGTGATACACTCGTCATCACCAAAGCGGGTATCGAAGCACTGGAGGCTCGGTTGAAATGA
- a CDS encoding 50S ribosomal protein L23, with product MSAKAEHYDVIRKPVVTEKATMASENGAVVFEVAIASSKPQIKEAVESLFGVKVKAVNTTITKGKNKRFRGTMGTRKDVKKAYVTLEEGNTIDVSTGL from the coding sequence ATGAGCGCGAAAGCAGAACATTACGACGTGATCCGCAAGCCGGTCGTCACAGAAAAAGCAACTATGGCCTCTGAAAATGGTGCCGTTGTTTTCGAAGTGGCCATTGCCAGCTCAAAGCCACAGATCAAAGAGGCGGTTGAATCGCTCTTTGGTGTCAAGGTCAAAGCGGTTAACACCACGATCACGAAGGGTAAAAACAAGCGCTTCCGTGGGACAATGGGTACACGTAAAGACGTGAAAAAAGCCTATGTCACACTGGAAGAAGGCAACACAATCGACGTGTCCACCGGACTCTGA
- the rplB gene encoding 50S ribosomal protein L2 has product MALKSYKPTTPGQRGLVLIDRSELWKGRPVKSLTEGLTKSGGRNNTGRITSRRRGGGAKRLYRVVDFKRNKVDVAATVERIEYDPNRTAFIALVKYSDGEQAYVLAPQRLAVGDQIISAAKADIKPGNCMPFSGMPIGTIVHNIELKPGKGGQIARAAGTYAQFVGRDGGYAQIRLSSGELRMVRQECRATVGAVSNPDNSNQNFGKAGRMRHKGIRPSVRGVVMNPIDHPHGGGEGRTSGGRHPVTPWGKPTKGARTRNKNKASQKLIIRSRHAKKKGR; this is encoded by the coding sequence ATGGCACTTAAGTCGTATAAGCCGACGACGCCAGGCCAGCGTGGGCTGGTGCTGATCGACCGTTCGGAGCTGTGGAAAGGACGTCCTGTCAAATCTCTCACAGAGGGTTTGACTAAATCGGGCGGACGGAACAACACCGGGCGGATTACCTCACGTCGTCGTGGGGGTGGGGCGAAACGCCTCTATCGCGTCGTTGATTTCAAACGGAACAAAGTAGATGTAGCGGCAACCGTTGAACGGATCGAATATGACCCGAACCGGACCGCATTCATCGCATTGGTCAAGTACTCAGATGGCGAGCAAGCCTACGTTCTGGCGCCTCAGCGTCTGGCGGTTGGCGATCAGATCATCTCTGCTGCAAAGGCCGATATCAAGCCGGGTAACTGCATGCCATTCTCAGGTATGCCAATCGGTACAATCGTTCACAACATCGAACTGAAACCAGGCAAAGGCGGTCAAATCGCACGTGCTGCTGGTACATATGCTCAGTTTGTTGGTCGTGACGGTGGGTACGCTCAGATCCGTCTGAGCTCAGGCGAACTGCGCATGGTGCGTCAGGAATGCCGTGCCACAGTTGGTGCCGTGTCAAACCCTGACAACAGCAACCAAAACTTTGGTAAAGCGGGCCGTATGCGTCACAAGGGCATCCGCCCAAGTGTTCGTGGTGTGGTCATGAACCCGATCGATCACCCTCACGGTGGTGGTGAAGGTCGTACTTCAGGTGGTCGTCACCCAGTGACACCTTGGGGTAAGCCAACCAAAGGTGCTCGTACCCGCAACAAGAACAAGGCGTCGCAGAAGCTGATCATCCGCTCGCGTCACGCCAAGAAGAAGGGCCGTTAA
- the rpsS gene encoding 30S ribosomal protein S19: MARSVWKGPFVDAYVLKKAEASRESGRNEVIKIWSRRSTILPQFVGLTFGVYNGKKHIPVNVSEDMIGQKFGEYAPTRTYYGHAADKKAKRK, from the coding sequence ATGGCACGTTCTGTATGGAAAGGCCCCTTTGTTGATGCCTACGTCCTGAAAAAGGCCGAAGCATCACGCGAAAGCGGGCGCAACGAAGTTATCAAAATCTGGTCGCGTCGCTCGACGATCCTGCCCCAATTCGTGGGCCTGACGTTTGGCGTTTACAACGGCAAGAAACATATCCCGGTCAACGTTTCCGAGGACATGATTGGTCAGAAATTCGGTGAATATGCGCCAACCCGTACCTATTACGGTCACGCAGCCGATAAAAAAGCGAAGCGGAAGTAA